Proteins found in one Streptococcus criceti HS-6 genomic segment:
- a CDS encoding UDP-N-acetylglucosamine--N-acetylmuramyl-(pentapeptide) pyrophosphoryl-undecaprenol N-acetylglucosamine transferase, which produces MSMAKKIVFTGGGTVGHVTLNLILIPKFLKDGWEVHYIGDKHGIEHQQLLQSDLDVKFHSIATGKLRRYFSFQNLFDLFKVGWGVLQSLAIIARIRPQALFSKGGFVSVPPVVAAKLLRVPVFVHESDLSMGLANRIAYKFATKMFTTFEQGQGLSKAQHVGAITKVNQTDQTTPDSEQIKKIKAAFDSNLKTLLFIGGSAGAKVFNDFITNNPDLTESYNVINISGDKSLNGLQSHLYRVDYVTDLYQPLMDLADVVVTRGGSNTIFELLAMQKLHIIVPLGKEASRGDQLENAAYFEKKGYSTQLLEPDLTLKNLEAKLKQLLSAKKSYLSAMADTTELKSPEEFYQLLSTAISQGASKS; this is translated from the coding sequence ATGAGCATGGCTAAAAAAATCGTCTTTACCGGTGGTGGAACTGTCGGCCATGTTACTCTCAATTTGATTCTGATTCCCAAATTTTTGAAAGATGGTTGGGAAGTTCACTATATTGGTGATAAGCATGGCATCGAACACCAACAATTGCTCCAGTCGGACCTAGATGTTAAATTTCATAGTATTGCGACAGGGAAATTACGGCGTTACTTTTCTTTTCAGAACCTGTTCGATCTCTTCAAGGTTGGTTGGGGTGTCCTGCAGTCTTTGGCTATCATTGCCAGAATTAGGCCGCAAGCATTGTTTTCTAAGGGAGGTTTTGTCTCGGTTCCGCCTGTTGTAGCCGCTAAACTTTTGCGCGTTCCTGTCTTCGTCCATGAATCAGACCTGTCTATGGGGCTGGCTAATCGGATTGCCTACAAGTTTGCGACCAAGATGTTCACTACCTTTGAGCAAGGGCAGGGCTTGAGCAAGGCTCAGCACGTAGGAGCTATTACTAAGGTGAATCAGACCGACCAAACTACTCCTGATTCTGAGCAAATTAAGAAAATTAAAGCAGCCTTTGATTCCAATCTGAAAACTCTCCTCTTTATTGGTGGGTCTGCTGGGGCCAAGGTCTTTAACGATTTCATCACCAACAATCCTGACTTGACTGAGTCTTACAATGTTATCAATATTTCCGGTGATAAGAGTCTAAATGGTTTGCAGTCTCACCTCTATCGGGTTGATTATGTGACTGATCTCTACCAACCCTTGATGGATTTGGCGGATGTTGTAGTGACAAGAGGAGGCTCAAATACGATTTTTGAGCTTCTGGCTATGCAAAAGCTCCATATCATTGTTCCTCTTGGTAAGGAGGCCAGTCGGGGAGATCAGTTAGAAAACGCAGCCTACTTTGAAAAGAAGGGCTATTCAACCCAGCTGCTAGAGCCTGACTTGACATTAAAAAATCTTGAAGCAAAGCTAAAGCAACTTTTATCCGCTAAAAAAAGCTATCTATCTGCTATGGCAGATACGACAGAACTTAAATCGCCAGAAGAGTTTTATCAGCTATTAAGTACGGCTATCTCTCAAGGAGCATCGAAAAGCTAG
- a CDS encoding cell division protein FtsQ/DivIB has product MAKKSKDEKNQKQEQAPLTEWQKRNLDFLKQKEEKKKEQEKLKKELADKNRARFTGQSPFSKEDNESNGKGKKQKSQAGSKKKSKPAKKASVKPLPKKPKPKSTKFKRRLTSVLVPAFLGLLLALYMMTPLSKIKQVTVEGVNQTDSQSVLKASGLKDSDYTLATIFNRSRLAQSIAKNDVWVKSATVDYQFPFTFSIKVKEYSIVAYAQTDQGYVPILESGTRLNSVEATDLPDAFTTINLENGKYLSSLIRKLTKMDKSLISEIKVITLADSKTTPDLLNLEMQDGNTVRVPLSQIDKKLPYYDKIKDSLKDNHIIDMEVGIFATNNEGEQEDTGNSDGDNPDQAPEESQSDDSGDQNPDQNTTESSSETDGSEQANNDQTANPQ; this is encoded by the coding sequence TTGGCTAAAAAATCAAAAGATGAAAAAAATCAAAAGCAAGAGCAAGCTCCTCTGACTGAGTGGCAAAAACGCAATCTTGACTTTTTGAAACAGAAGGAAGAAAAGAAGAAGGAGCAAGAAAAGCTCAAGAAGGAGTTGGCCGATAAGAATCGAGCTCGTTTCACAGGCCAATCTCCGTTTTCTAAAGAAGATAATGAAAGCAATGGCAAGGGAAAAAAGCAGAAGTCTCAGGCTGGTTCTAAGAAAAAGTCTAAACCTGCTAAAAAGGCTTCAGTAAAGCCTTTGCCTAAAAAGCCCAAGCCTAAGTCAACTAAGTTCAAACGACGTCTGACCAGTGTACTTGTCCCTGCATTTTTAGGGCTTCTCTTGGCACTCTATATGATGACTCCGCTTAGCAAGATTAAACAGGTAACGGTTGAAGGGGTTAATCAAACCGATAGTCAGTCGGTCTTGAAGGCTTCTGGTTTAAAGGATAGCGACTATACCTTAGCTACTATCTTTAATCGTTCTCGGTTAGCCCAGTCGATTGCTAAAAATGATGTTTGGGTCAAATCTGCCACGGTTGATTATCAATTTCCCTTTACTTTCTCGATTAAGGTCAAGGAATACAGTATCGTTGCCTATGCTCAGACAGATCAGGGGTATGTCCCAATCCTAGAGAGCGGGACTCGTCTCAATAGTGTTGAAGCAACGGATTTGCCTGATGCGTTTACGACTATAAATCTTGAAAATGGTAAGTACTTGTCCAGTTTGATTAGAAAACTGACCAAGATGGATAAATCTTTGATTTCTGAAATTAAGGTCATTACCTTGGCAGATTCTAAGACAACACCTGATCTCCTCAATTTGGAAATGCAGGATGGAAATACAGTGCGCGTGCCTCTGTCTCAAATTGATAAAAAGCTTCCTTACTATGATAAAATTAAAGATAGCTTGAAGGACAACCATATTATTGATATGGAGGTTGGTATCTTTGCGACCAATAATGAAGGCGAACAAGAAGATACTGGAAATTCTGATGGCGACAATCCTGATCAAGCTCCAGAAGAATCGCAGTCAGATGATTCGGGCGATCAAAACCCAGATCAGAATACAACGGAATCTTCTTCAGAGACCGATGGCTCTGAGCAAGCCAACAATGATCAAACAGCAAATCCTCAGTGA
- a CDS encoding phage holin family protein, translated as MATKEEWVNLFESTKGRKPTAAEYAQAMRNDFDISEFAPRQAQQTPVQEPATSQTDAREDWMKLFESVSGRKPTAAEFMQAKATGFDKAQMASILNPAPVSSSVAETTQTSAESESLTSEASPEITNLAGQADQPVREAAPLVQPAESVVQQGAPVQPVQGPANPTQEPVGPANSAFNPAGQMPDSGLSGSAQQVSSPTSTQTGFQLTASAMPQGQMTGMAPAKSSNFLSLILPIISLALSVLFMILSFLVAAPLFLGLSVLGLIGAAVLIILNLKGKPVLSIVATGVALLALIVTSVATFASVSHKTTDTSSASTSKKDVNAKDYIDKDYKFEWTQDDFEDLEATSDTVSDVIEKHGKASDAQISGDRLTLTYKDSKAGSSNSVMVVFEKQYNGKFVLSSGNANFNADDIDASRDYKSDWKKEDYDALKEGDNETGAGGSSWNDIKNKHPKVSSASYNLSFYGDEDISYGLSVTYSDYGTDDSHLTYVGLTFKSDDGGKTYNLSSKYSDKDN; from the coding sequence ATGGCAACCAAAGAAGAATGGGTAAACCTATTTGAATCCACTAAAGGTCGAAAACCAACAGCTGCTGAATATGCGCAGGCGATGAGAAACGATTTTGATATTAGCGAGTTTGCTCCGAGACAAGCTCAACAAACACCAGTTCAAGAACCAGCTACGAGTCAAACGGATGCTCGAGAAGACTGGATGAAATTATTTGAATCAGTTTCTGGTCGAAAACCAACAGCTGCTGAATTTATGCAGGCTAAAGCAACCGGCTTTGATAAAGCTCAAATGGCTAGTATCCTTAACCCTGCTCCTGTTAGCAGTTCAGTGGCTGAAACAACTCAAACAAGTGCTGAATCTGAGAGTTTGACTTCTGAAGCTAGTCCAGAGATAACAAATTTAGCTGGTCAAGCAGACCAACCAGTCCGAGAGGCAGCGCCTTTGGTTCAGCCAGCAGAGTCAGTTGTTCAGCAGGGGGCACCTGTCCAGCCTGTTCAGGGACCAGCGAATCCAACTCAAGAGCCTGTTGGACCAGCAAATTCAGCCTTTAATCCAGCTGGTCAAATGCCAGACTCTGGTTTGTCTGGCTCAGCTCAACAAGTGTCAAGCCCAACATCAACTCAGACTGGTTTTCAACTGACTGCTTCAGCTATGCCGCAAGGACAGATGACGGGAATGGCTCCGGCTAAGTCTAGCAACTTTCTGAGCCTAATTTTACCAATTATTTCCTTGGCTCTGTCAGTACTCTTTATGATTTTATCTTTCCTAGTGGCAGCTCCCCTATTCTTAGGTTTATCGGTGCTTGGTTTAATCGGCGCTGCCGTCCTGATTATCCTGAATCTTAAGGGCAAGCCAGTCCTTTCGATTGTTGCGACTGGTGTTGCTCTGCTGGCTCTCATTGTTACTAGTGTTGCCACTTTTGCTTCTGTGTCGCATAAAACTACAGACACTAGTTCAGCTTCAACCAGTAAGAAAGATGTTAATGCTAAAGACTATATTGATAAAGATTATAAATTTGAGTGGACGCAGGATGACTTTGAGGACTTGGAAGCAACGTCAGATACGGTTTCTGATGTTATTGAGAAACATGGTAAGGCTTCTGATGCACAAATTTCGGGTGATCGTCTGACTTTGACTTATAAGGACAGCAAAGCTGGAAGCAGCAATAGTGTCATGGTGGTCTTTGAAAAGCAATACAATGGCAAGTTCGTTCTGTCAAGTGGGAATGCGAATTTTAATGCCGATGATATTGATGCAAGCAGGGATTATAAATCCGACTGGAAGAAAGAAGACTATGATGCGTTGAAAGAAGGCGACAATGAAACGGGTGCTGGCGGTAGCAGTTGGAATGATATTAAGAATAAGCATCCAAAAGTTTCTTCAGCCTCTTATAACCTGTCTTTCTATGGTGACGAAGATATCAGCTATGGTTTGTCAGTCACTTACTCAGATTATGGTACTGATGATTCTCATTTGACCTATGTAGGTTTAACCTTTAAATCAGACGATGGCGGAAAAACTTATAACTTGTCTTCTAAGTATAGTGACAAGGATAACTAA
- a CDS encoding peptide chain release factor 3 — MTLQDEIKKRRTFAIISHPDAGKTTITEQLLYFGGEIREAGTVKGKKTGTFAKSDWMDIEKQRGISVTSSVMQFDYAGKRVNILDTPGHEDFSEDTYRTLMAVDAAVMVVDSAKGIEAQTKKLFEVVKHRGIPVFTFINKLDRDGREPLDLLEELEDVLGIASYPMNWPIGMGRSFEGLYDIHNQRLELYKGDERFAEISDGDTLFASNPFYEQAKEDIELLTEAGNEFSEKAILAGELTPVFFGSALTNFGVQTFLDTFLKFAPEPHGHRTTDDRMIDPLDKDFSGFVFKIQANMDPRHRDRIAFVRIVSGEFERGMSVNLMRTGKGAKLSNVTQFMAESRENVENAVAGDIIGVYDTGTYQVGDTLTVGKNKFEFEPLPTFTPELFMKVSAKNVMKQKSFHKGIEQLVQEGAIQLYTNYQTGEYMLGAVGQLQFEVFKHRMEGEYNAEVVMTPMGSKTVRWIKPDDLDERMSSSRNILAKDRFDQPVFLFENDFALRWFADKYPDVELEAKM; from the coding sequence ATGACTTTACAAGACGAGATTAAGAAACGGCGCACTTTTGCTATCATCTCTCACCCAGATGCTGGAAAAACAACGATTACAGAGCAGTTGCTTTATTTTGGGGGTGAAATTCGTGAGGCTGGTACTGTCAAGGGGAAAAAAACTGGGACTTTTGCCAAGTCAGATTGGATGGATATTGAGAAACAGCGTGGGATTTCTGTAACATCCTCGGTTATGCAGTTTGACTATGCTGGCAAGCGTGTCAACATCCTAGATACACCGGGGCACGAAGATTTCTCTGAAGATACCTATCGGACCCTGATGGCTGTTGATGCAGCTGTCATGGTAGTCGATTCTGCTAAGGGGATTGAGGCGCAGACAAAGAAACTTTTTGAGGTCGTAAAGCATCGTGGTATCCCCGTTTTTACTTTTATCAATAAGTTGGATCGTGATGGGCGAGAACCCTTAGATCTCTTGGAAGAATTAGAGGATGTCCTAGGTATCGCCAGCTATCCTATGAACTGGCCAATCGGTATGGGCCGATCCTTTGAGGGACTCTATGATATTCATAATCAGCGTCTGGAGCTCTACAAGGGTGATGAACGCTTTGCTGAAATTTCAGATGGAGATACCCTCTTTGCCAGCAATCCCTTCTACGAACAAGCTAAGGAAGATATCGAGCTTCTGACTGAGGCAGGTAATGAATTTTCAGAAAAAGCCATTTTGGCGGGTGAGCTGACCCCTGTCTTTTTCGGCTCCGCTTTGACAAACTTTGGGGTACAAACCTTTCTAGATACCTTCTTGAAGTTTGCCCCAGAACCTCATGGTCACCGAACGACAGATGATCGTATGATTGATCCACTGGATAAGGATTTCTCTGGTTTTGTTTTTAAAATTCAGGCTAATATGGATCCTCGTCATCGCGACCGTATTGCTTTTGTTCGCATCGTTTCTGGTGAGTTTGAGAGAGGTATGTCAGTCAACTTAATGCGGACGGGTAAGGGGGCTAAATTGTCCAATGTTACCCAATTCATGGCGGAATCGCGGGAAAATGTGGAAAATGCCGTTGCTGGTGACATAATTGGCGTTTACGATACGGGGACTTATCAAGTTGGTGATACTCTTACCGTCGGCAAGAATAAGTTCGAATTTGAGCCGCTACCAACCTTTACCCCAGAACTCTTCATGAAGGTTTCGGCCAAGAATGTCATGAAGCAGAAGTCCTTTCATAAAGGAATTGAGCAGCTGGTACAAGAAGGAGCTATTCAGCTCTACACCAACTACCAAACCGGCGAATATATGCTGGGAGCTGTCGGTCAGCTACAATTTGAAGTTTTTAAGCATCGTATGGAAGGTGAATACAATGCTGAAGTTGTCATGACCCCGATGGGCAGCAAAACTGTGCGATGGATTAAGCCTGACGACTTGGATGAGCGTATGTCGTCCAGCCGTAATATTCTCGCTAAGGATCGTTTCGATCAACCTGTTTTCCTTTTTGAAAATGACTTCGCTCTGCGTTGGTTTGCAGACAAGTACCCCGATGTGGAGTTGGAAGCCAAGATGTGA
- a CDS encoding YSIRK-type signal peptide-containing protein (The YSIRK form of extended signal peptide directs nascent proteins to the cross-wall site, while signal peptides lacking YSIRK direct proteins instead to the cell pole. A large fraction of YSIRK proteins are surface proteins anchored by sortase-mediated processing of a C-terminal LPXTG motif.) — MSLEKHQRYSFRKLKFGLASVAVAAFLSGTAGLAQADETSADEQGNNTPVAAQTGNDQENQAQADTEQNSTSQTAVAPTEVNDQPETAAPASTSETSTVIQPAAESAANPDMATMTLNPDQVDGAASSEADLADSKIATETSAQTDKFDAALDNKAVTADVKYKNTFVDDGQGNWYYLDNNGNNVTGRQDINGQRLYFAQDGKQVKGQEATIDGKVYYFDRDSGELWVNRFRQADDQQGWFYYGSDGARVVGSQEVGGQKLYFDPTTGKQAKGRLITDSDGKIRYYDQDSGNLWTDRFAQIDGSWYYFGSDGAAATGAQTINGKDLYFNADGSQVKGGLIQVDGKTHYYDENSGQMLRNTSLLIDGVTYRFDNNGDGQAQDKVQVVKTSIVVDSYEFGPSVSKIILQFDHKVTPSVIHNGASVMTAGVARQVLNSYVSDATGHVVYFDSSNYVTLELNIPYDSNDTGKNASPFNFDMATFSNKWASAYNVKVDGLSVQYDGSVYHQNVASEQNAIANRVIPETERFSERATYGDFHYAAYTPENAKAGEKNPLIIWLHGIGEVGTDVDIPILASNAVNLTEDPIQSHFTSTGKGTQKGAYVMVLQSPTSWEKADKTQVMAAIRSYVAAHPDIDSNRIYLAGASNGGGMTWALAAAYPNYFAALVPISAPYDVILTNNNNNIKVDVQAALRNQPMWLISSKADATLDVDNHVLPFYKDMLQAGGQNKWLSYFETNVGEFANHPTYNGHWSWVYFMNDQVTGVQNATNAENWAGLTGMVPTNATHGGDAQAVYKGKNYANIFDWMNAQNKKNRKA; from the coding sequence ATGTCATTGGAAAAACATCAACGTTACAGCTTTCGTAAATTGAAATTTGGCTTAGCATCTGTTGCGGTTGCAGCCTTCTTATCAGGAACAGCTGGCTTAGCTCAAGCTGATGAGACAAGTGCTGATGAGCAAGGGAATAATACCCCAGTTGCTGCACAAACAGGTAACGATCAGGAAAATCAAGCCCAAGCTGACACTGAGCAGAATAGCACCAGCCAGACTGCTGTTGCTCCAACTGAGGTCAACGACCAGCCAGAAACTGCCGCACCGGCAAGTACCAGCGAAACCAGTACGGTTATTCAGCCTGCTGCCGAATCAGCAGCGAATCCCGACATGGCAACGATGACATTAAATCCGGACCAAGTAGATGGGGCTGCAAGTTCTGAGGCTGATCTAGCTGACTCTAAGATTGCTACCGAGACAAGTGCTCAGACTGATAAGTTTGATGCCGCCTTGGATAATAAAGCAGTCACAGCTGATGTTAAATACAAGAACACTTTTGTTGATGATGGACAGGGTAACTGGTACTATCTTGATAATAATGGTAACAATGTGACTGGCCGTCAGGACATCAACGGTCAAAGGCTTTATTTCGCTCAAGATGGGAAGCAGGTCAAAGGCCAAGAGGCTACCATTGATGGTAAGGTTTATTATTTTGATAGAGATAGTGGTGAGCTATGGGTCAACCGTTTCCGCCAAGCAGATGACCAGCAAGGTTGGTTCTACTATGGTTCTGACGGAGCTCGTGTTGTTGGGAGCCAAGAAGTTGGAGGTCAAAAGCTTTACTTTGATCCCACCACTGGCAAGCAGGCTAAGGGACGTTTGATCACTGACAGTGATGGTAAGATTCGGTATTATGATCAAGATAGTGGCAATCTTTGGACCGATCGTTTTGCTCAAATTGATGGCAGCTGGTACTATTTTGGTTCTGATGGCGCTGCAGCTACAGGCGCTCAAACGATTAATGGAAAAGATCTCTATTTCAATGCTGATGGTAGCCAAGTTAAGGGCGGCCTCATTCAAGTTGATGGCAAAACTCATTATTATGATGAAAATTCAGGCCAAATGCTTAGAAATACTAGTCTGCTGATTGATGGTGTGACCTATAGATTTGATAATAATGGTGATGGTCAGGCTCAAGATAAGGTTCAGGTTGTCAAAACCAGTATTGTGGTTGATAGCTATGAATTTGGCCCTTCTGTTTCTAAAATCATCTTACAATTTGATCATAAGGTAACCCCATCGGTTATTCACAATGGTGCCAGCGTCATGACTGCTGGTGTAGCTCGTCAAGTCTTGAATTCTTATGTTTCAGATGCGACTGGTCACGTGGTCTATTTCGACAGCAGCAATTATGTAACGCTGGAATTGAATATTCCTTATGATAGTAATGATACCGGCAAGAATGCTTCCCCATTTAATTTTGATATGGCAACCTTCTCTAACAAGTGGGCTAGTGCCTATAATGTTAAGGTAGATGGCCTGTCTGTTCAATATGATGGTTCTGTTTACCATCAAAATGTTGCTTCGGAACAAAATGCTATTGCTAACCGAGTTATTCCTGAGACAGAACGTTTCTCAGAACGTGCTACTTATGGCGATTTTCATTACGCAGCCTATACACCGGAAAATGCCAAGGCTGGTGAAAAGAATCCATTGATTATCTGGCTACATGGCATTGGAGAAGTTGGTACGGATGTTGATATTCCGATTCTTGCCAGCAACGCTGTCAACTTGACAGAAGATCCAATTCAAAGTCATTTTACTTCAACTGGCAAGGGCACCCAAAAAGGCGCTTATGTCATGGTATTGCAGAGCCCAACGTCTTGGGAAAAAGCAGATAAGACTCAAGTCATGGCTGCTATTCGCTCTTATGTTGCTGCCCATCCAGATATTGATAGTAATCGCATTTATTTGGCCGGTGCCTCAAATGGCGGCGGAATGACTTGGGCTTTAGCTGCTGCTTATCCTAATTACTTTGCTGCTCTAGTTCCAATTTCTGCACCTTACGATGTTATCTTGACTAACAATAATAATAACATTAAGGTTGATGTTCAGGCCGCTTTAAGAAATCAGCCAATGTGGTTAATTTCTTCTAAGGCAGATGCAACTCTTGATGTCGATAATCATGTCCTGCCCTTCTATAAAGATATGTTGCAAGCTGGCGGACAAAATAAATGGCTGTCTTACTTCGAAACCAATGTTGGTGAGTTTGCTAATCATCCAACTTACAATGGGCACTGGTCATGGGTTTACTTTATGAACGACCAAGTTACCGGTGTGCAAAATGCTACCAATGCTGAAAATTGGGCAGGTTTGACTGGTATGGTACCAACCAATGCCACCCATGGCGGTGACGCTCAGGCTGTCTATAAGGGTAAAAACTATGCAAATATCTTTGACTGGATGAATGCTCAAAATAAAAAGAATCGCAAGGCCTAA
- a CDS encoding glycerophosphoryl diester phosphodiesterase membrane domain-containing protein has translation MITFRALLKETWKNLWQHLWTYLLMAIILQVGLAYLAKGLLCFLFNRVVGFAGLISLTPDSWSAIRHHPLALLFFCLYLLILTGTIYLEFAILTITVARTYRPFSIRQIIKSLPQKWRDLCSYQLLAFLFYLTLMVPLAGYGLKFGLLSRFNIPNVMSDQLMKSSLGKFSYLIGLALVAYFNLRFIYFIPLYTISNRRPCQVLRDSWQLTKGAQLKVLAFFACYSLTAGLGLTLIYSGTALLFDQLGQAGNSLLIQTSFDNLIRVLNFGTILKLKYVLIILLTSHFLKHEKYQLNLPYLSENKPVWTLPRWSRLLIPLTLLIWFISNSLSLYLLPRNTHALLIAHRGDVTHGVENSITAMQAAHKAGADYSEMDVIMTKDQQFVVSHDNNLKRLTGLDKNISDLTLAQVTKLKTYQNGHSDHIASLDEFIKAAQACHQKIAIELKPYGHEPANYADIFIKKLKDLKAVQDNKIMSMKLPVIEAIERKLPQADTGYLVSLQLGPLPPHKVDFYAIEEFSYNNVAALSAHQQKKDLYVWTVNDNSLLHHFLHSPVNGIITDKLTKFKTNQKEIGPQDSYFDRAIHLLEIEFSDS, from the coding sequence ATGATAACGTTTAGAGCCCTTTTAAAAGAGACTTGGAAAAATTTATGGCAGCATCTGTGGACCTATCTACTGATGGCTATTATTTTACAGGTTGGCTTAGCCTACTTGGCTAAGGGACTGCTCTGCTTCCTCTTTAATAGAGTGGTCGGCTTTGCAGGTCTCATCAGTCTGACACCGGATAGCTGGTCGGCTATCCGACATCATCCGCTGGCTTTACTCTTTTTCTGCCTCTATCTCTTGATCTTAACAGGAACCATCTACCTAGAATTTGCCATTTTAACAATTACTGTCGCCAGAACCTACCGGCCTTTTTCCATTCGTCAAATCATTAAAAGTCTGCCTCAAAAATGGCGAGATCTCTGTAGCTACCAGCTCTTAGCCTTCCTATTTTACCTCACCCTCATGGTGCCTCTGGCCGGCTATGGCTTGAAATTCGGTCTGCTTTCCCGCTTTAACATTCCTAACGTCATGTCAGATCAATTAATGAAATCCAGTCTAGGAAAATTCAGCTATCTGATTGGTCTGGCCCTAGTTGCCTATTTCAACCTTCGTTTTATTTATTTTATCCCCCTCTATACCATCAGCAACCGCAGACCCTGTCAGGTTTTGCGAGACTCCTGGCAGCTGACCAAAGGAGCCCAACTCAAGGTCTTGGCCTTTTTTGCTTGTTACAGCCTGACCGCAGGACTTGGCCTCACCCTTATCTATAGTGGGACCGCCCTGCTTTTTGACCAGCTGGGCCAAGCAGGCAATAGCCTCCTGATTCAAACAAGCTTCGACAACCTGATACGAGTCCTCAATTTTGGAACTATTTTGAAACTAAAATATGTTTTGATTATCCTCCTAACCAGCCACTTCTTAAAGCATGAAAAATATCAGTTAAACCTACCCTACCTATCTGAAAATAAGCCAGTTTGGACTCTTCCTCGCTGGAGCCGACTCCTGATTCCACTAACACTTTTAATCTGGTTCATTTCCAACAGCCTCAGCCTCTACCTCCTGCCACGCAATACTCATGCTCTCCTGATTGCCCATCGGGGGGATGTGACCCACGGCGTTGAAAATTCCATTACAGCTATGCAGGCCGCCCACAAGGCTGGAGCGGACTATTCAGAGATGGATGTCATCATGACCAAAGACCAGCAGTTCGTCGTCAGTCATGACAATAATCTCAAACGTCTGACTGGTTTAGATAAGAATATTTCCGATTTGACTTTAGCCCAAGTAACCAAGCTAAAAACCTACCAGAATGGCCACAGCGACCATATTGCTTCACTAGATGAATTTATAAAGGCTGCTCAGGCTTGTCATCAGAAAATCGCTATCGAATTAAAACCCTATGGGCATGAGCCAGCCAACTATGCTGACATATTTATTAAGAAACTTAAGGACCTAAAGGCAGTCCAGGACAACAAGATTATGTCTATGAAACTGCCAGTCATCGAAGCGATTGAAAGAAAGCTACCTCAAGCTGATACCGGCTATCTGGTTTCTCTCCAGTTGGGACCCCTTCCGCCCCACAAGGTTGATTTTTATGCTATTGAAGAATTCTCTTATAATAATGTAGCGGCCCTGTCTGCCCATCAACAAAAAAAGGATCTCTATGTTTGGACCGTCAATGATAATAGCCTCTTACACCACTTCTTACACAGCCCAGTCAATGGGATCATTACCGATAAACTGACCAAATTTAAAACCAACCAAAAAGAAATAGGTCCTCAAGATTCGTATTTTGACAGAGCGATCCACCTCCTAGAAATCGAGTTTTCAGACTCTTGA
- a CDS encoding metallophosphoesterase, with product MTKLAIMSDLHIDLNKFGDFERKTLLETLQEKDINHLHLAGDISNHHQDISLPFINELQKNLRVTYNLGNHDMLDLTDEEVDKLDFQLYNLGSRQLLAFHGWYDYSFSQESMDKILRRKQTFWFDRRLRRQADDPTITEKVLTRLENHLKQLDTANLIVAMHFVPHQNFTMTHPKFAPFNAFLGSQKFHQLFAKYGVAHVIFGHEHRSYGHVTLDGVNYHSRPLGYIREWDLTINFVSDHPELNPSGTWNLSKRYNLVRKNPDYQAYQKEQFKTELLNSMTIFNY from the coding sequence ATGACTAAACTAGCGATTATGAGTGACCTCCACATTGACCTCAATAAATTTGGCGATTTTGAAAGAAAGACTCTTCTGGAAACCTTGCAAGAAAAAGACATTAACCACCTCCACCTAGCTGGTGATATTTCTAACCACCATCAGGATATTTCCTTACCTTTTATCAATGAGCTTCAAAAAAACCTGAGAGTCACCTATAATCTAGGCAATCACGATATGCTGGATTTGACAGATGAGGAAGTCGATAAGCTAGACTTTCAGCTCTACAACTTGGGAAGCCGCCAACTTCTAGCCTTTCACGGTTGGTACGATTATTCATTTAGCCAAGAATCAATGGATAAGATCCTGCGCCGTAAACAAACTTTCTGGTTTGATCGTCGACTCCGCCGGCAGGCAGATGATCCTACTATTACCGAAAAAGTTCTCACCAGACTTGAAAATCATCTCAAGCAATTAGATACTGCTAACCTTATCGTCGCCATGCACTTCGTGCCCCACCAAAACTTCACTATGACCCATCCCAAATTTGCTCCCTTCAACGCCTTCCTAGGCAGCCAAAAATTTCATCAGCTCTTTGCCAAGTACGGTGTAGCCCATGTAATTTTTGGACACGAGCACCGCTCCTATGGCCATGTGACCCTAGATGGGGTCAACTACCACTCCCGCCCCTTAGGATATATCAGGGAGTGGGACCTGACTATCAACTTTGTTTCCGACCACCCCGAACTCAATCCCAGCGGCACCTGGAACCTCTCCAAACGCTACAATCTGGTTAGAAAGAATCCTGACTATCAGGCCTACCAAAAAGAGCAATTCAAAACTGAACTGCTCAACTCCATGACAATATTTAACTATTAA